In Prunus dulcis chromosome 1, ALMONDv2, whole genome shotgun sequence, the following are encoded in one genomic region:
- the LOC117613964 gene encoding ABC transporter G family member 14 isoform X2, producing MSLSSIVPKPAEYGGSDSATVEGTPEMSETHSKAVVAYPAAAAQVNSQSFLQLAMYPITLKFEEVFYKVKMEQKGGGGGVSWWGTNTSSREKSILSGITGTVCPGEILAMLGPSGSGKTTLLTALGGRLNHQNNCKFMSGKITYNGQPFCGSIKRRTGFVAQDDVLYPHLTVTETLVFTALLRLPRSLSRDEKVQHVEHVISELGLSGCRNSMIGGPLFRGISGGEKKRVSIGLEMLINPSLLLLDEPTSGLDSTTAQRILTTLKRLASGGRTLVTTIHQPSSRIYHMFDKLVLLSEGSPIYYGPASAALDYFSSIGFSTSLPSLNPADLLLDLANGIAPDSRHASEQRENMEQDQKTVRKALISAYDKNICAKLKAELCAGLEVNNYNNYMKDASARQGTEQHWCTSWWQQFKVLLQRGLRERRYEAFNRLRIFQVISVATLGGLLWWRTPASHIEDRERRMLIKERSSGMYKLSSYFLARTVGDLPLELALPTAFVVIIYWMGGLKPDPFTFILSLLVVLYNVLVSQSLGLAIGAILMDIKQATTLASVTTLVFLIAGGYYIQQIPAFIVWLKYLSYSYYCYKLLLGVQYDEDDYYECSKGVLCRVGDLPAIKSMGGLNHLWIDVSILALMLLGYRLLAYLALHRVRLR from the exons ATGTCTCTCAGCAGCATAGTGCCAAAACCAGCAGAATATGGCGGCAGTGACAGTGCTACTGTGGAAGGCACGCCGGAGATGTCTGAAACCCATAGCAAGGCTGTGGTTGCCTACCCGGCTGCCGCCGCCCAAGTTAACTCACAATCTTTCCTACAACTCGCCATGTACCCCATAACTTTGAAG TTTGAGGAGGTGTTTTACAAAGTGAAAATGGAGCagaaaggaggaggaggaggagtgTCGTGGTGGGGCACAAACACTAGTAGTAGAGAAAAAAGTATACTGAGTGGGATAACAGGTACGGTATGCCCAGGAGAGATACTGGCGATGCTGGGCCCATCTGGGAGTGGGAAAACCACCCTTCTTACAGCTCTGGGAGGGCGCCTCAATCATCAGAATAATTGCAAGTTTATGTCAGGAAAGATCACGTACAACGGTCAGCCATTTTGCGGAAGCATCAAACGAAGAACGGGGTTTGTTGCCCAGGACGACGTCTTATACCCGCATCTCACTGTAACCGAGACTCTGGTGTTCACGGCTCTGCTGAGGCTGCCGAGGAGCCTGAGCAGGGATGAGAAAGTGCAGCACGTGGAGCACGTGATCAGTGAGTTGGGATTGAGTGGGTGCCGGAACAGCATGATTGGGGGCCCACTGTTTAGAGGGATATCAGgtggagagaagaaaagggtGAGTATAGGTCTAGAGATGCTAATCAACCCAAGCTTACTTTTGCTAGATGAGCCCACCTCAGGCTTGGACTCCACTACAGCTCAGCGAATCCTGACCACGCTCAAAAGGCTAGCCAGTGGGGGTCGAACCCTCGTCACCACCATTCATCAGCCCTCCAGCCGCATCTACCACATGTTTGATAAGCTCGTCTTGCTTTCCGAGGGCTCCCCCATTTATTATGGCCCTGCTTCCGCAGCCCTAgattatttttcttccattGGTTTTTCCACGTCCTTGCCTAGTCTCAATCCGGCAGATCTTTTGCTAGATCTTGCAAACG GAATCGCCCCTGATTCAAGACATGCATCTGAGCAACGCGAGAACATGGAACAGGATCAGAAGACCGTGAGAAAAGCTCTCATTTCCGCCTACGATAAGAATATTTGCGCAAAGTTGAAAGCTGAGCTGTGTGCTGGTTTGGAGGTCAACAACTACAATAATTACATGAAAGATGCTTCTGCAA GACAAGGCACAGAGCAACACTGGTGCACAAGCTGGTGGCAGCAGTTCAAGGTGCTGCTTCAGAGGGGGCTGAGGGAGCGAAGGTACGAAGCATTCAACAGGCTAAGAATTTTCCAAGTAATAAGTGTGGCCACGCTTGGTGGACTCCTTTGGTGGCGCACACCCGCGTCACACATTGAAGACCgt GAAAGAAGAATGCTGATAAAAGAAAGATCATCAGGAATGTACAAGCTTTCGTCCTACTTCCTAGCAAGAACAGTTGGAGACCTGCCACTGGAGCTGGCACTCCCAACAGCATTTGTGGTAATAATTTATTGGATGGGAGGGCTTAAACCTGATCCCTTCACTTTCATCCTCTCCCTACTGGTGGTTCTTTACAACGTCCTTGTGTCCCAGAGTCTTGGCTTAGCCATTGGAGCCATTCTGATGGACATAAAGCAAGCTACTACTTTGGCATCTGTTACAACACTTGTTTTCCTCATCGCCGGCGGGTACTATATTCAACAGATTCCTGCCTTCATTGTCTGGTTAAAGTACTTGAGCTACAGCTACTACTGttacaagcttcttcttgggGTTCAATACGACGAGGATGATTATTATGAGTGCTCCAAAGGAGTCCTCTGCCGTGTTGGAGATTTGCCTGCCATCAAATCAATGGGTGGCCTCAACCACTTGTGGATAGATGTCTCCATTCTCGCCTTAATGCTACTGGGTTACCGCCTTCTTGCTTATCTTGCACTCCATCGAGTGCGCTTGAGGTAA
- the LOC117613964 gene encoding ABC transporter G family member 14 isoform X1 has protein sequence MSLSSIVPKPAEYGGSDSATVEGTPEMSETHSKAVVAYPAAAAQVNSQSFLQLAMYPITLKFEEVFYKVKMEQKGGGGGVSWWGTNTSSREKSILSGITGTVCPGEILAMLGPSGSGKTTLLTALGGRLNHQNNCKFMSGKITYNGQPFCGSIKRRTGFVAQDDVLYPHLTVTETLVFTALLRLPRSLSRDEKVQHVEHVISELGLSGCRNSMIGGPLFRGISGGEKKRVSIGLEMLINPSLLLLDEPTSGLDSTTAQRILTTLKRLASGGRTLVTTIHQPSSRIYHMFDKLVLLSEGSPIYYGPASAALDYFSSIGFSTSLPSLNPADLLLDLANGIAPDSRHASEQRENMEQDQKTVRKALISAYDKNICAKLKAELCAGLEVNNYNNYMKDASARQGTEQHWCTSWWQQFKVLLQRGLRERRYEAFNRLRIFQVISVATLGGLLWWRTPASHIEDRIALLFFFSVFWGFYPLYNAVFTFPQERRMLIKERSSGMYKLSSYFLARTVGDLPLELALPTAFVVIIYWMGGLKPDPFTFILSLLVVLYNVLVSQSLGLAIGAILMDIKQATTLASVTTLVFLIAGGYYIQQIPAFIVWLKYLSYSYYCYKLLLGVQYDEDDYYECSKGVLCRVGDLPAIKSMGGLNHLWIDVSILALMLLGYRLLAYLALHRVRLR, from the exons ATGTCTCTCAGCAGCATAGTGCCAAAACCAGCAGAATATGGCGGCAGTGACAGTGCTACTGTGGAAGGCACGCCGGAGATGTCTGAAACCCATAGCAAGGCTGTGGTTGCCTACCCGGCTGCCGCCGCCCAAGTTAACTCACAATCTTTCCTACAACTCGCCATGTACCCCATAACTTTGAAG TTTGAGGAGGTGTTTTACAAAGTGAAAATGGAGCagaaaggaggaggaggaggagtgTCGTGGTGGGGCACAAACACTAGTAGTAGAGAAAAAAGTATACTGAGTGGGATAACAGGTACGGTATGCCCAGGAGAGATACTGGCGATGCTGGGCCCATCTGGGAGTGGGAAAACCACCCTTCTTACAGCTCTGGGAGGGCGCCTCAATCATCAGAATAATTGCAAGTTTATGTCAGGAAAGATCACGTACAACGGTCAGCCATTTTGCGGAAGCATCAAACGAAGAACGGGGTTTGTTGCCCAGGACGACGTCTTATACCCGCATCTCACTGTAACCGAGACTCTGGTGTTCACGGCTCTGCTGAGGCTGCCGAGGAGCCTGAGCAGGGATGAGAAAGTGCAGCACGTGGAGCACGTGATCAGTGAGTTGGGATTGAGTGGGTGCCGGAACAGCATGATTGGGGGCCCACTGTTTAGAGGGATATCAGgtggagagaagaaaagggtGAGTATAGGTCTAGAGATGCTAATCAACCCAAGCTTACTTTTGCTAGATGAGCCCACCTCAGGCTTGGACTCCACTACAGCTCAGCGAATCCTGACCACGCTCAAAAGGCTAGCCAGTGGGGGTCGAACCCTCGTCACCACCATTCATCAGCCCTCCAGCCGCATCTACCACATGTTTGATAAGCTCGTCTTGCTTTCCGAGGGCTCCCCCATTTATTATGGCCCTGCTTCCGCAGCCCTAgattatttttcttccattGGTTTTTCCACGTCCTTGCCTAGTCTCAATCCGGCAGATCTTTTGCTAGATCTTGCAAACG GAATCGCCCCTGATTCAAGACATGCATCTGAGCAACGCGAGAACATGGAACAGGATCAGAAGACCGTGAGAAAAGCTCTCATTTCCGCCTACGATAAGAATATTTGCGCAAAGTTGAAAGCTGAGCTGTGTGCTGGTTTGGAGGTCAACAACTACAATAATTACATGAAAGATGCTTCTGCAA GACAAGGCACAGAGCAACACTGGTGCACAAGCTGGTGGCAGCAGTTCAAGGTGCTGCTTCAGAGGGGGCTGAGGGAGCGAAGGTACGAAGCATTCAACAGGCTAAGAATTTTCCAAGTAATAAGTGTGGCCACGCTTGGTGGACTCCTTTGGTGGCGCACACCCGCGTCACACATTGAAGACCgt ATTGctttgctcttcttcttctccgtGTTCTGGGGGTTCTACCCACTTTACAATGCCGTTTTCACATTTCCCCAGGAAAGAAGAATGCTGATAAAAGAAAGATCATCAGGAATGTACAAGCTTTCGTCCTACTTCCTAGCAAGAACAGTTGGAGACCTGCCACTGGAGCTGGCACTCCCAACAGCATTTGTGGTAATAATTTATTGGATGGGAGGGCTTAAACCTGATCCCTTCACTTTCATCCTCTCCCTACTGGTGGTTCTTTACAACGTCCTTGTGTCCCAGAGTCTTGGCTTAGCCATTGGAGCCATTCTGATGGACATAAAGCAAGCTACTACTTTGGCATCTGTTACAACACTTGTTTTCCTCATCGCCGGCGGGTACTATATTCAACAGATTCCTGCCTTCATTGTCTGGTTAAAGTACTTGAGCTACAGCTACTACTGttacaagcttcttcttgggGTTCAATACGACGAGGATGATTATTATGAGTGCTCCAAAGGAGTCCTCTGCCGTGTTGGAGATTTGCCTGCCATCAAATCAATGGGTGGCCTCAACCACTTGTGGATAGATGTCTCCATTCTCGCCTTAATGCTACTGGGTTACCGCCTTCTTGCTTATCTTGCACTCCATCGAGTGCGCTTGAGGTAA